Proteins encoded within one genomic window of Salipaludibacillus agaradhaerens:
- the argH gene encoding argininosuccinate lyase, producing the protein MSKLWGGRFTKETNKLVEEQTASIHFDKKLADEDIEGSIAHVHMLASTGIISEDEGEKIENGLKAVHEKIKKGELTYSVANEDIHMNIEKFLIDEIGPLGGKLHTGRSRNDQVATDMHLYLKKHTETIISLVKDVQQAVINQATDHVDTILPGYTHLQRAQPVSFAHHLLAYFWMLQRDKERLIDSLKRVNGSPLGAGALAGTTFPLDRQQVANELGFDYVYPNSMDAVSDRDFILEFMSAASILMMHISRLSEELVIWSSQEFQFIELDDSFCTGSSIMPQKKNPDVPELLRAKTGRVYGNLMGLLTVLKGLPLAYNKDMQEDKEGMFDTVETLEGSLGMLAPMIDTMVVKAGNMKKAVSEDYSNATDIADYLVKKGLPFRQAHEVIGKIVLYGIDHNKYLLDLTLEEYYQFSELFEKDIYEVLAPEQVVASRRSYGGTSQDEVRNQLDLARQALQ; encoded by the coding sequence ATGTCCAAATTATGGGGCGGAAGATTTACGAAAGAAACGAACAAACTTGTAGAAGAACAAACTGCTTCTATTCATTTTGATAAAAAATTGGCAGATGAAGATATAGAAGGAAGTATTGCCCATGTTCATATGCTAGCATCCACAGGGATTATTTCGGAAGATGAAGGGGAGAAAATTGAAAATGGGTTGAAAGCAGTTCATGAAAAAATTAAAAAAGGTGAACTGACGTATTCAGTGGCCAACGAAGATATACATATGAATATTGAAAAGTTCCTCATTGATGAAATCGGCCCACTGGGTGGAAAACTGCATACTGGACGAAGTCGGAATGATCAAGTGGCCACTGATATGCATCTATATTTAAAAAAACATACAGAGACTATTATCAGTCTTGTAAAAGATGTCCAACAAGCAGTCATTAATCAAGCTACAGACCACGTGGATACGATTTTACCAGGTTATACCCATTTACAGCGGGCCCAACCGGTCTCTTTTGCCCATCATTTGCTCGCTTATTTTTGGATGCTTCAACGTGATAAAGAACGTCTCATTGATAGCTTAAAACGAGTAAACGGGTCACCATTAGGAGCAGGGGCACTTGCAGGGACAACGTTTCCATTGGACAGACAGCAAGTTGCTAATGAATTAGGGTTTGATTATGTTTACCCAAACAGTATGGATGCAGTTAGTGATAGAGATTTTATTTTAGAATTTATGTCTGCTGCCTCGATCTTAATGATGCATATTTCCCGTTTATCAGAAGAACTCGTTATTTGGAGCAGCCAAGAATTTCAATTTATCGAACTGGATGATTCGTTTTGCACAGGTTCAAGCATTATGCCACAAAAGAAAAACCCAGATGTGCCAGAACTTCTACGAGCTAAAACAGGGCGAGTTTACGGAAATCTCATGGGTCTTTTAACTGTTTTAAAAGGACTTCCACTCGCATACAACAAAGACATGCAGGAAGACAAAGAAGGTATGTTTGATACTGTTGAAACATTAGAGGGGTCCTTAGGTATGCTTGCTCCAATGATTGATACGATGGTCGTCAAAGCAGGTAACATGAAAAAAGCAGTCTCTGAAGATTATTCTAATGCAACAGATATTGCTGACTACCTTGTTAAAAAAGGATTGCCATTTAGGCAAGCGCATGAAGTGATTGGAAAAATAGTATTATATGGTATTGATCATAACAAATACTTGCTTGACTTGACCCTCGAAGAATACTATCAATTTAGTGAATTGTTTGAGAAAGATATTTACGAGGTCCTTGCCCCTGAACAAGTAGTAGCAAGTCGGCGAAGCTATGGAGGCACCTCCCAAGACGAAGTAAGGAATCAATTAGATCTTGCCCGTCAAGCCCTTCAGTAA
- a CDS encoding DNA-deoxyinosine glycosylase: protein MKRQSMQPIVASGAKILLLGSMPGEQSLIKQQYYGNKRNHFWPIISDLLNVDLTTPSYQYKCQQLIGHGIALWDVIASCEREGSLDSAIRHEKANDIKGLLQQYPTIRWIGLNGTKAYQSFLKYKKKVDIPELPFTKLPSTSPVPGKNVKSYEEKVEAWREISHYL, encoded by the coding sequence ATGAAACGCCAATCGATGCAACCAATCGTCGCTTCTGGAGCAAAAATTCTTTTGCTTGGTTCCATGCCTGGGGAGCAGTCTCTCATAAAACAACAGTACTATGGGAACAAGAGAAATCATTTTTGGCCAATCATAAGTGACCTTCTCAATGTCGATCTTACAACGCCTTCATATCAGTATAAATGTCAACAACTTATTGGACATGGTATTGCGTTATGGGATGTGATTGCCAGCTGTGAACGAGAAGGGAGTCTCGATTCAGCTATTCGTCATGAAAAAGCAAATGATATTAAAGGATTGTTGCAGCAATACCCAACGATCCGTTGGATTGGATTAAACGGGACCAAAGCCTACCAGTCGTTTCTAAAATATAAGAAAAAGGTTGATATCCCAGAGTTACCGTTTACGAAGCTACCATCTACTAGTCCTGTTCCAGGTAAAAATGTGAAGTCCTATGAAGAGAAGGTAGAGGCTTGGCGAGAAATAAGTCATTACTTATAA
- a CDS encoding GNAT family N-acetyltransferase, with protein MVSIKEIYTDLPTLTTDRLKLRKITEEDAEDMFYYTSDEEVSRYVTWDTHPSLKETKAFIDHILIKYENNELAPWGIVLKETNKLIGTIDFVTWTPAHRVAEIGYALSRKYWGDGIMTEAMKAVVKFGFQSMDLMRIEAKCFDTNRGSARVMEKVGMRYEGTMRQAMIVKGKPRNLLLYAILKDDR; from the coding sequence ATGGTGAGTATTAAAGAGATTTATACAGATTTACCTACTTTAACTACTGATCGACTTAAGTTAAGAAAGATAACGGAAGAGGATGCGGAGGATATGTTTTATTATACATCAGATGAGGAAGTCAGTCGATATGTAACATGGGACACCCATCCTTCATTGAAAGAGACGAAAGCATTCATTGATCACATACTCATAAAATATGAAAACAATGAGTTAGCACCTTGGGGCATCGTGCTAAAAGAGACAAACAAATTAATTGGAACGATAGATTTTGTCACTTGGACACCTGCACATCGCGTTGCGGAAATTGGCTATGCTCTATCCCGTAAGTACTGGGGAGATGGTATCATGACAGAAGCTATGAAAGCTGTTGTGAAATTTGGTTTTCAGTCCATGGACCTTATGCGGATTGAAGCCAAATGTTTTGACACTAATCGGGGGTCAGCACGTGTCATGGAAAAGGTCGGGATGCGCTATGAGGGAACGATGCGTCAAGCGATGATTGTAAAAGGTAAGCCTAGAAACTTATTGCTGTATGCTATTTTAAAAGATGATAGATAA
- the argF gene encoding ornithine carbamoyltransferase, whose translation MESIQKNKDTDWTLQAKHLLKIADLSSHEIINLIEEAALLKQQLKAGVPHPHLQGKTLGMIFEKSSTRTRVSFEVGMMQLGGHALFLSSKDIQLGRGETVSDTAKVLSRYVDGLMIRTFSHETIEEFAHYATVPVINGLTDPHHPTQVLADLLTIYEQKGCLKGLKLCYVGDGNNNMTHSLLEGAALTGMSMTVASPSQYEPNQGILKNAQLLAEKNGATISFTHDPVEAAQQADVLVTDVWTSMGMEAEESERMKHFQPYQVNNELAAHAKKDYIFLHCLPAHRGEEVTADIIDGPHSVVFDEAENRLHAQKALLKKIMKK comes from the coding sequence ATGGAAAGTATTCAGAAAAATAAAGACACTGATTGGACACTTCAAGCGAAACATCTTTTAAAAATAGCTGACTTATCTAGTCATGAAATAATCAATTTAATTGAGGAAGCAGCCTTGCTCAAGCAACAGTTGAAGGCGGGAGTTCCTCACCCTCATCTACAAGGGAAAACATTAGGCATGATTTTTGAAAAGTCCTCAACACGAACGCGAGTGTCATTTGAAGTAGGAATGATGCAATTAGGAGGGCATGCTCTATTTTTAAGCTCAAAAGATATTCAGCTTGGCCGTGGAGAAACGGTCTCTGATACTGCCAAAGTACTTTCTCGCTATGTTGATGGTTTAATGATACGAACTTTTTCACATGAGACAATTGAGGAATTTGCCCATTATGCCACCGTTCCTGTTATTAATGGATTAACAGACCCTCATCATCCAACGCAAGTACTTGCTGATTTACTTACAATATATGAGCAAAAAGGGTGTCTTAAAGGTCTTAAGCTCTGTTATGTGGGGGATGGGAACAACAACATGACGCACTCATTATTGGAAGGAGCAGCCTTGACAGGCATGTCTATGACCGTAGCGAGCCCTTCTCAATATGAACCGAACCAAGGTATATTAAAAAATGCGCAACTTCTTGCTGAGAAAAATGGGGCAACGATTTCATTTACTCATGACCCAGTAGAAGCAGCCCAACAGGCAGATGTCCTCGTGACGGATGTATGGACGAGTATGGGGATGGAAGCAGAAGAATCGGAGAGAATGAAACACTTCCAACCTTATCAAGTGAATAACGAATTAGCGGCCCATGCGAAAAAAGATTATATCTTTCTCCACTGTTTGCCAGCCCACCGTGGCGAAGAAGTAACAGCAGATATAATCGATGGACCTCATTCCGTCGTATTTGATGAAGCGGAAAATCGATTACATGCTCAAAAAGCCTTGTTAAAAAAAATAATGAAAAAATGA
- a CDS encoding branched-chain amino acid aminotransferase: MIEAKVDIVEAKEKKAKPDPENLSFGKIFTDHMFTMEYTREKGWFNPKIEPYAPIELDPAAMIFHYSQSVFEGLKAYLDPEGHIQLFRPQENFKRMNRSNQRLSIPLINEELVLDYLKQLLTLEKDWIPSADGTSLYIRPFIFATESSLSVAPAHSYKFIIILSPVGSYYPEGIHPVSIQIEHDYTRAVRGGTGTAKTGGNYSAGYIAQAKAAEQGHAQVMWLDGVEKEYIEEVGSMNVFFKINGQVVTPELNDSILAGVTRKSIIELLHDWNIDVVERKISVSEIHEAYKEGTLEEAFGAGTAAVISPIGELSWGEEVMIINGRQTGDLTKSLYTTLTGVQTGKLPDPYGWTVKIKV, encoded by the coding sequence GTGATCGAAGCGAAAGTAGATATTGTTGAAGCAAAAGAAAAGAAGGCGAAACCAGATCCAGAGAATTTATCTTTCGGTAAAATCTTTACCGACCATATGTTCACAATGGAATACACAAGGGAAAAAGGCTGGTTTAACCCTAAAATTGAACCGTATGCACCGATTGAATTAGATCCTGCTGCGATGATTTTTCATTATAGTCAATCAGTTTTTGAAGGGTTAAAGGCTTATTTAGATCCTGAGGGGCATATTCAACTCTTCCGTCCACAGGAAAACTTTAAACGAATGAATCGATCAAATCAAAGATTAAGTATTCCTTTAATTAACGAAGAACTTGTTTTAGATTATTTAAAACAACTTTTAACATTAGAAAAAGACTGGATTCCATCAGCGGATGGGACGTCATTATACATAAGACCGTTTATTTTTGCTACGGAATCAAGCTTGTCTGTAGCGCCAGCTCATTCCTATAAATTTATTATAATCTTATCCCCTGTAGGTTCTTATTATCCAGAAGGGATTCATCCTGTGAGCATTCAAATCGAGCATGACTACACCCGTGCTGTTCGAGGAGGTACAGGGACTGCTAAAACAGGTGGCAACTATTCTGCTGGTTATATAGCTCAAGCGAAAGCAGCAGAGCAAGGGCATGCTCAAGTAATGTGGTTAGACGGCGTTGAAAAAGAGTATATTGAAGAAGTTGGTAGTATGAATGTTTTCTTTAAAATAAACGGGCAAGTGGTAACGCCTGAATTAAATGATAGTATTTTAGCCGGAGTCACTAGAAAATCGATTATCGAACTTTTACACGATTGGAATATTGACGTCGTTGAACGAAAAATTTCTGTATCTGAGATCCATGAAGCGTATAAAGAAGGAACGTTAGAGGAAGCATTTGGCGCTGGTACGGCTGCGGTCATCTCACCGATCGGTGAACTAAGTTGGGGCGAAGAGGTCATGATCATTAACGGCAGACAAACTGGTGACCTTACGAAATCCCTTTATACAACATTAACTGGGGTTCAAACGGGCAAACTGCCTGATCCTTATGGGTGGACAGTGAAAATAAAGGTTTAA
- a CDS encoding 5'-3' exonuclease has protein sequence MSDKTLLLIDGFNLLSRGYFATAYGKSDEQLSKNDQGQYINAVRVFFQKLFQLTRQYPITHISVAWDGKRQDTSRNQQYAFYKAQRQDLPEPLIEQYHLTKELLDNLNVHQLAVGGYEADDIIGAFSTLWAESGFGQTYIYSNDRDLFQLLNPTTAQILSKKKQEIVYSDEAFQAEYDITPTQWVDVKALLGDASDNIPGCPGVGEKSALPLIRQYGDLKQVFKNVDSLDPTFNRYKKKLREGEETTWISYELSQIITDIEAVTAVNHSELEFSWDEANALHAMAAKGIKVKIR, from the coding sequence ATGAGTGATAAAACATTGTTATTAATTGACGGATTCAATTTATTAAGTAGGGGCTATTTTGCAACTGCGTACGGAAAATCTGATGAGCAATTGTCTAAAAATGATCAAGGTCAGTACATTAATGCTGTGCGTGTTTTCTTTCAAAAATTATTTCAATTAACGCGACAATACCCGATTACACATATTTCTGTCGCATGGGATGGGAAACGTCAGGATACGTCACGTAATCAACAGTACGCGTTTTATAAGGCGCAACGACAAGATTTACCGGAGCCACTGATCGAACAGTACCACTTAACAAAAGAGTTGCTAGACAATTTAAACGTACATCAACTAGCCGTAGGCGGTTATGAGGCGGATGATATCATCGGTGCTTTTTCGACATTGTGGGCAGAAAGTGGCTTTGGACAAACGTATATTTATAGTAACGATAGAGATTTATTTCAACTGCTCAACCCTACGACCGCTCAGATTTTGTCTAAAAAAAAGCAGGAAATTGTCTATAGTGATGAAGCATTTCAAGCAGAGTACGATATTACACCTACTCAATGGGTTGATGTAAAAGCGTTGCTAGGAGATGCCAGTGACAATATTCCAGGTTGTCCCGGTGTAGGTGAAAAATCTGCGTTACCCCTTATCCGTCAGTATGGCGATCTTAAACAAGTGTTTAAAAATGTCGATTCATTGGATCCTACTTTTAATCGTTATAAGAAAAAACTTCGTGAAGGAGAAGAAACGACGTGGATCAGTTACGAACTTTCGCAAATTATCACAGATATTGAAGCCGTCACGGCGGTGAACCATTCTGAACTTGAATTTTCATGGGATGAAGCGAATGCGTTACACGCAATGGCTGCTAAAGGAATTAAAGTAAAAATAAGATGA
- a CDS encoding argininosuccinate synthase, which produces MSKGKVVLAYSGGLDTSVSIKWLQEQYDYDVIALGLEIGEGKDLEALKEKALSVGADKAVIIDAKELLAEEYLLPALKSNCLYEGKYPLSSALSRPLISKLLVEVAEQEGAVAVAHGCTGKGNDQVRFEVSIQALNPDLEVIAPVREWGMNRDEEIAYAKEKNIPVPVNLEKPYSIDANIWGRACEAGVLEDTWKEAPEEAFDWTASIADAPDTPEYVEIEFKEGKPVALDGQALPLVTIIQQLNELGGKHGIGRIDHIENRLVGIKAREVYENPGALILINAHKEMEFLTLPKEVTQYKTQIDQKMTQLVYDGLWYSPLRTALESFINETQKNVNGKVKVKLWKGTHMVVARDSENSLYNEELATYSKGDAFDHNAAVGFIKLWGLSTKTYSQVNNKKPELVKAEK; this is translated from the coding sequence ATGAGTAAAGGAAAAGTCGTTTTGGCTTATTCAGGAGGACTTGATACCTCCGTTTCTATTAAATGGTTGCAAGAACAATACGATTACGATGTTATCGCACTTGGTTTAGAAATAGGTGAAGGTAAAGATCTTGAAGCTCTTAAAGAAAAAGCATTGAGTGTTGGGGCAGATAAAGCGGTTATCATTGATGCAAAAGAATTGTTAGCAGAAGAATATTTGCTTCCTGCATTAAAATCTAATTGCTTATACGAAGGCAAATATCCGTTGTCGTCAGCTCTTTCACGTCCCTTAATTTCAAAACTGTTAGTTGAAGTAGCTGAACAAGAAGGAGCAGTTGCGGTTGCTCATGGATGTACTGGTAAAGGGAACGACCAAGTTCGTTTTGAAGTATCGATTCAAGCATTAAATCCAGATCTTGAAGTTATTGCGCCAGTACGAGAGTGGGGAATGAATCGAGACGAGGAAATTGCATATGCTAAAGAAAAGAATATCCCTGTTCCTGTAAATTTAGAGAAACCTTACTCTATTGATGCCAATATTTGGGGTAGAGCTTGTGAAGCAGGTGTCTTAGAAGATACGTGGAAAGAAGCACCAGAGGAAGCGTTTGACTGGACGGCATCAATTGCAGACGCTCCTGATACGCCTGAATATGTAGAGATTGAATTCAAAGAAGGTAAGCCTGTGGCACTGGACGGTCAGGCATTACCATTAGTCACAATCATCCAGCAGTTAAATGAGCTCGGTGGTAAGCATGGTATTGGTCGTATTGATCATATTGAGAACAGACTGGTCGGCATTAAAGCCCGTGAAGTGTATGAAAATCCAGGCGCACTAATCTTAATTAATGCTCATAAAGAAATGGAATTTTTAACATTACCAAAAGAAGTAACGCAATACAAAACACAGATCGATCAAAAAATGACACAGCTCGTCTATGATGGCTTATGGTATTCTCCTTTAAGAACAGCACTTGAAAGCTTTATTAATGAGACACAGAAAAACGTGAACGGTAAAGTAAAAGTGAAGCTTTGGAAGGGGACACATATGGTAGTGGCGCGTGACTCTGAAAACAGCTTATACAATGAAGAGCTTGCCACATATTCAAAAGGTGATGCGTTCGATCATAACGCTGCCGTCGGCTTCATTAAACTTTGGGGTCTTTCCACAAAAACGTATTCGCAAGTAAATAATAAAAAGCCTGAACTTGTGAAAGCTGAGAAATAG
- the carB gene encoding carbamoyl-phosphate synthase (glutamine-hydrolyzing) large subunit, which translates to MWKSDGLTKVLVIGSGPIVIGQAAEFDYAGTQACLALKEENIEVVLVNNNPATIMTDDAIADKVYMEPLTVETIEKIIVKEKPDGIIGSLGGQTGLNLTVQLFEQGILDKHEVKILGTSVASIQKGEDRELFRQLMKDIGEPVPDSHIVETMEEGLAFIKEIGFPVILRPAYTLGGGGGGFAYDEEEFRNILYQGLKQSPIHQVLVEKSIKGWKELEYEVMRDANDTCIIVCNMENMDAVGVHTGDSIVVAPSQTLSDVQYQMLRSASLKVIRALDVVGGCNIQFALNPESNEYAIIEVNPRVSRSSALASKATGYPIARMAAKCAIGYSLDELKNPITGNTYASFEPALDYVVVKLPRFPFDKFSEADRTLGTQMKATGEVMAIDRTFEGALNKAIRSLEMNVHSLAWPSMAKKSDEALTSLLKNPNDLRLFAIGEAFNRGWSIDHLIALTEIDFWFLRKIERILLCENELKDWPWPKVNQEVLLQAKRMNISDERIAKLIGTDLTSLRNEYKRLNIKPAYKLVDTCAGEFDAVTPYYYSTWHGSDEVPVSSANKKILVLGSGPIRIGQGVEFDYCSVHAALALKKIGYEAIVMNNNPETVSTDYSVADRLYFEPLALEDVLAVVEKENVEGVLIQFGGQTAINLADGLKEAGVHIFGTKPEHIDELEDREAFYHVLNKLNIPHIAGNIAHAPGELLTSAESLGYPVLIRPSYVIGGQSMFICYNEKELAQYASRIQEETNDRCWPLLIDQYIPGLECEADVISDGNTVIVPGIFEHLEKAGVHSGDSMTVFPPVTLTDTHKQGIVRIAEKIASAAPVVGIMNIQYVIHDDTIYVLEVNPRSSRTVPIMSKVTGVPMVEWAVRAQLGFNLTEITDEIGLLQEPAYYTVKAPVFSASKLKGVDHVLGPEMKSTGEIIGLGLSKNEALKKVASFTDFSQESNHDEPLQAFVSVSDRMKTLSLPIIKRLNDMGINITATQGTAQFLKSKGIKTTAMMKNKAQLLAHWKESAPHVVLNIPNQGREKEKIGFYIRELSVKYQTPYFTSIETLASIISWMSEGTMSEEVRALQELVHPQPTKTEVKV; encoded by the coding sequence ATGTGGAAGTCTGATGGATTAACGAAAGTGCTTGTCATCGGATCAGGACCTATAGTGATAGGACAGGCAGCTGAGTTTGATTACGCTGGTACACAGGCATGTTTAGCATTAAAAGAGGAGAATATTGAGGTCGTACTCGTTAACAATAACCCGGCAACGATCATGACTGATGATGCCATCGCAGATAAAGTATATATGGAGCCACTAACCGTCGAAACGATCGAGAAAATTATCGTGAAAGAAAAACCTGACGGGATAATCGGTAGCCTTGGTGGCCAAACAGGCTTAAATTTAACAGTGCAACTCTTTGAACAAGGTATACTTGATAAACATGAGGTAAAGATTCTCGGAACGTCGGTAGCGTCTATCCAGAAAGGTGAGGATAGAGAACTTTTCCGTCAGCTTATGAAGGATATTGGTGAACCTGTTCCTGACTCTCATATCGTTGAAACAATGGAAGAAGGACTGGCGTTCATTAAGGAGATTGGTTTTCCGGTTATTTTGCGACCAGCATACACCCTCGGCGGTGGCGGTGGTGGCTTTGCTTATGATGAGGAAGAATTCCGCAATATTTTATATCAAGGTTTGAAACAAAGTCCTATTCATCAAGTACTTGTTGAGAAAAGTATTAAAGGCTGGAAAGAGCTTGAATATGAAGTGATGCGAGATGCTAATGATACATGTATTATCGTCTGTAACATGGAAAATATGGACGCAGTTGGCGTTCATACAGGTGACTCTATCGTCGTAGCACCTTCACAAACGTTATCAGATGTGCAATATCAAATGCTTCGATCAGCTTCGTTAAAAGTCATTAGAGCTTTAGATGTTGTTGGTGGTTGCAATATTCAATTTGCGCTAAATCCTGAGTCTAATGAATACGCCATTATTGAAGTGAATCCACGAGTCAGTCGTTCGTCTGCTTTAGCTTCTAAAGCAACCGGTTATCCTATCGCTCGAATGGCTGCGAAGTGTGCAATAGGTTATTCTCTCGATGAACTTAAAAATCCAATTACAGGTAATACTTATGCATCCTTTGAGCCTGCTTTGGATTACGTGGTTGTTAAATTACCTCGTTTTCCTTTTGATAAGTTTTCAGAAGCTGACAGAACGCTAGGCACACAAATGAAAGCAACAGGAGAAGTAATGGCAATTGACCGGACGTTTGAGGGGGCTTTAAACAAAGCGATTCGTTCCCTTGAAATGAATGTTCATAGCCTGGCATGGCCGTCAATGGCGAAAAAATCAGACGAGGCATTAACTTCGTTGCTCAAGAATCCAAACGATTTACGTTTATTTGCTATCGGTGAAGCCTTTAATCGTGGGTGGTCCATTGATCATCTTATAGCATTGACGGAGATAGATTTTTGGTTTTTACGTAAAATAGAACGTATTTTACTTTGTGAAAATGAATTAAAAGATTGGCCGTGGCCAAAAGTGAATCAAGAGGTGTTGTTACAAGCAAAGCGTATGAATATTAGTGATGAAAGGATCGCAAAACTGATAGGGACCGACTTAACGAGTCTTAGGAATGAATATAAACGATTAAATATTAAGCCTGCGTATAAGCTAGTTGATACGTGCGCTGGAGAATTCGATGCTGTGACCCCGTATTATTATTCAACATGGCATGGGAGTGATGAGGTTCCTGTATCATCGGCTAACAAAAAAATATTAGTACTTGGTTCAGGCCCCATTCGTATTGGTCAAGGCGTGGAGTTTGACTATTGCTCGGTCCATGCTGCACTAGCTCTCAAAAAAATCGGTTATGAAGCGATTGTCATGAATAACAATCCAGAAACTGTTAGTACGGATTACTCAGTAGCAGACCGCCTTTATTTCGAACCACTGGCTTTAGAAGATGTGTTGGCAGTCGTAGAGAAAGAAAATGTTGAGGGTGTTTTAATTCAGTTTGGTGGTCAGACGGCTATTAATTTAGCAGATGGTTTAAAAGAAGCAGGCGTTCATATTTTTGGAACGAAGCCTGAACATATTGATGAACTAGAAGACAGAGAAGCTTTCTATCACGTTTTGAACAAACTAAATATTCCTCATATCGCTGGTAATATCGCCCATGCCCCAGGAGAACTGCTAACGTCAGCAGAGTCCTTAGGGTATCCTGTCTTGATCCGTCCATCATATGTGATAGGTGGTCAATCAATGTTTATCTGTTATAACGAGAAAGAGTTAGCTCAGTATGCGAGTCGTATTCAAGAGGAAACAAATGATCGATGCTGGCCATTGTTAATTGATCAGTATATACCGGGTCTTGAATGCGAAGCGGACGTCATATCAGATGGAAACACAGTTATCGTACCAGGCATTTTTGAACATTTAGAAAAGGCAGGCGTTCATTCTGGGGATAGTATGACTGTTTTTCCACCTGTTACATTAACTGACACTCATAAACAAGGCATTGTGCGAATTGCTGAGAAGATTGCTTCAGCCGCTCCTGTAGTGGGAATTATGAATATTCAATACGTGATTCACGATGACACGATTTATGTTCTTGAAGTTAATCCAAGGTCATCGCGAACGGTACCGATTATGAGTAAAGTAACAGGCGTACCAATGGTAGAGTGGGCTGTAAGAGCACAATTAGGCTTTAACTTGACTGAAATTACTGACGAAATTGGTTTATTGCAAGAACCTGCTTATTATACGGTGAAAGCACCTGTGTTTTCTGCTAGTAAGTTAAAAGGGGTAGACCATGTATTGGGACCTGAAATGAAGTCTACGGGCGAAATTATCGGGTTAGGGCTATCAAAGAATGAAGCGTTAAAAAAGGTCGCATCATTTACTGATTTTTCACAGGAAAGTAATCACGACGAGCCACTACAAGCCTTCGTGTCTGTATCCGATCGTATGAAAACACTGAGCTTGCCAATTATTAAACGATTAAATGATATGGGGATAAATATAACAGCTACCCAAGGAACTGCTCAATTTTTAAAGAGTAAAGGAATTAAGACGACTGCCATGATGAAAAATAAAGCACAGCTTTTGGCACATTGGAAAGAGTCTGCACCACACGTCGTGTTAAACATTCCTAACCAGGGGCGTGAAAAAGAAAAAATCGGCTTTTATATTAGAGAATTATCTGTTAAATATCAAACACCGTATTTTACAAGTATTGAGACACTAGCATCTATTATTAGCTGGATGTCTGAAGGTACGATGTCCGAAGAAGTTAGAGCCTTACAAGAGCTTGTACATCCACAACCTACCAAAACAGAGGTGAAGGTATAA
- a CDS encoding DUF6884 domain-containing protein: protein MSELCIIPCGNKKIWSKHPNLEAVPASDAYISTFHRLCRAYAERFFTQYVILSAKHGFLFAEDHVPGPYNVSFSMKSSEVISTETLKKQFENKRLHNYDHYIVLTGKKYVPVINHVMNDENNVEFPLLDYQGIGFMQQALKHALETNEPLHGKKIKNR from the coding sequence ATGAGCGAATTGTGTATTATTCCATGTGGTAACAAAAAGATTTGGAGCAAACATCCTAACTTAGAGGCAGTACCAGCTTCTGATGCCTATATTAGCACGTTTCATCGCCTCTGTAGAGCTTATGCAGAGAGATTTTTTACCCAATACGTTATTTTATCTGCTAAACACGGCTTTCTTTTTGCAGAAGATCATGTTCCTGGGCCATACAATGTCAGTTTCTCCATGAAATCTTCCGAAGTTATCTCCACAGAAACGTTAAAAAAACAATTTGAAAATAAAAGATTACACAATTATGATCACTATATCGTTTTAACAGGAAAAAAATATGTACCAGTCATTAATCACGTTATGAACGATGAGAACAACGTAGAGTTTCCTTTATTAGATTATCAGGGAATTGGATTTATGCAACAAGCATTAAAGCATGCTCTAGAAACAAATGAACCTCTTCATGGAAAGAAGATAAAAAACCGATGA